AAAAGTGGAGGCCAACACGCAACTTTGGTTCAATAATGAGTCAATAAATTCGTCTTCTTCATcaaaatgattgaaatgaatTAGCCGATTCAgcatattttttttcccaacaGAATACATTTTCCTGCCCTCAATGTGTTGTCTCGTAAATTGATGATTACTACGAGACAAGCGCATGCCAGgacaaaatttcacttttttgaATTTTCACAAGGCTTCTAAACATTATTGTTGTTTCTTGATTGCAGCTTTACGTAGGCCACGGGCAACCCTAACGACAACAATATGGAAACCACAAGTTTAGTAAAATGGTCTCTTCCGTGTCTTGTTGGTTTTCTTGAAGTTGTAGATGGAACGATAAAGAAAATGGGATGGTCCATGGGGGAATCCTCGTATGTACAACTTAGGCATCCTAGTATGTACAAATATGTTCACAATGTGATCCAAAAGTACATTATCAATCtacttaaatatttttcatttagtAGCACTGCAGGCTGGCATTATAAGCAATTTAGACGTATCCAACCCTTTAGTTTGTATGGATATAAGACATATGGTGCTTGGAACTGCTAGGTTTTAGTAATTTGATATTCCAaactatgaaaagaaaaaagaatacaTTTTTACGTACAAATTGGCTCGCATTTTGATCATAtttaaaagttttcaaaattttcattttgatgtGATAGATATACATTGTATTACTTTGAAATTCCATCTTCACCGTCCATTTTTTAACTGGTTTAGCGCACATATGTCTACTCTGTTGGAATTAagatatacaaaaatttagagaAAAAAAGTACAAAACCATTTCAAGGTTGAAAATGGCACAAAAAGTTACGTTTGGAATCTAAATAAATATTATTCTGACATACAAAAGCTACAAAAAGGTACGAGCTAATGAAACTCAACAGAAGTGTTACGATACAATATGAGTGAATGGAACAAAACCCAAAAAACATAGCATACGCCCCATTCGAAAACAagcaaaaaagaaggaaaagcacACACTAAAAACATGGTAAACTAACACAAaattaatatttacatgaaatcATCAAGGTCTAAACTGTCTGGAATTCCAAACTTCATCAAGTTACTGCAATAGCTTTCTCTCTCGTCTTCAGTATTGCAACTGTTAATGAAAGCAGACGATGAATTCAAGGGTGAACCTGATAAAGGCGTGGATAAAACCGACTCGAAACCAAAGTTCTGGCTGTTTTGATTGCTGCTATCATTCAATGACTGGAAAGCTGAACTTTCTGAAAGATCTGCAGTAGTATTATCGGTCATTCCATAGCTATAAATTGGTGAAGGAAGAAGACTTGCGCTTGAAGCAATCAAATTTTCTTGACACATTTGTCCATTCAAATTCGTCGAAACCATGGAAACATCCCCCATGTTGCCTTGCGCAGGAGTAGCTTGACTTTGAACTGGAAGTGGAACTTGTTGAGGTGTATTTTGGAACTGATTTTGGGTAGGTTGAAGATTGATAGGGGTCATTTGGTTTTGCATTTGAGCGTTGAGTGActgattttcttgaagtttttgcaATAAAATTTCAGGGTTTTCTTGATTTGATGATGATATGAGAGTAGCAGCAAGTTTCAACAGTTCTGGATTCATCAGAGTTTGTAGCCCAAGTAGGCTTGAAAGATTAAGCTGAGCTGAGTTGAGAATTGATGATAAATCTAAAAGATCCACACGAGGACTATGAGTCACTGGATCAATTCCCATGCGAAGGAGTCTTTTTCTAATATGAGTATTCCAATAATTCTTGATTTCGTTGTCTGTCCTTCCAGGCAAGCGAGCTGCTATAGCAGACCACCTAAaaccaggaaaaaaaaacagaaataaaTTCGGGTTTACAATATTATAGATACTacttaaaaaatggaaaaaaaaataaaaaacacaaAATGAAGAAATCGTACAATAGGACTTACTTGTTTCCAAGAACACTATGCAGCTGAATAATggcctcttcttcttcaaaagaGAATCTTCCTCTCTTGATATCTGGCCTTAAATAGTTTGTCCAGCGAAGCCGGCAACTTTTTCCACATCTTTGAAGCCCTGCATATGAGATTCAATGGAAAGATATTACAGAATAAAAAGCCAATCATGTATGGTGatgaaaattttggatcatGAATAAAGAGAGTTCATGTGTTTCAAGAATTTATCATGGATTGAAACAATTTCTTACCAGCATTTTTTGGGAGGGTTCGCCAGTTGCCTGCTCCATGGATCTGGATATGTTGAATGAGTTTGAGATCTTCTTCTGGAGTCCATGGACCTTTCTTGAGGCCATTTTTATCACAACACGGTGATCTCCCCATTAGTATATATGGTTTTTCTCGTTGAAGAAAAGTGTTGGTTTGGGAAATATCAAGTGTCAAAGGAGAGAAAGAAACGGTAGAAAGTTGCAAGGCAAAATGAACTTTTTGAAACAAATTTAACTTGTAGGACCAAATGCAGAAGATGACTCCATATATATAGATGACAAGGGACTGCTACAAATAGACAGCAAGTCAATAGGATTTGGCGCCGCCCTCTTCCCATGTCAATGTTCTCTTTCTTTATCTCTTCATCTTCTAATGTTGTCTGTCACTGgggtaaaaaaaagaaactgttgagttaaaatttaaaaaagataaagccatttcttttttggaaGAGATGATGCTTTTTTCATACGAAAGAAGAAGTAAAAAAACAGCTCAAGGTAAATTTTAATCTATTGGGAATTTGGGGAGCATTTGACAAATGGCGACTAACTAATGTGTTTGACCTTGGGCATGAATGCTTGGGGAAGAGCTTGATTGGTTGGTGCGGTTGTTAGATCCCTTACCAATTATATGGAAAGGTTTCGTTATTTCacgggcttgctttcatttctaTCCCAAGAAACTAAACaactttttgaaattatttctcTGGATATGGATTACACATCacaaaatttcttgaaattgaGCCTTTGCTTTCATCACCATTGCTCCTAAATTCAATGTATCTCTTATTAATTAGTATACAAGAATAAATTAAAGCTTCGAGTCATTTCAGGAGACAATGTTTGGTACAATAAGTGTTACGAAACTACAAAGGGTCATCATGTTTTTTGACATCTTGCTGCTTTTTTTTCAGAGCAGTCATCGAGATTaaggaaaaatggacaaaatgaaTGCCGAGTCTTTGTCATTGAAAATACAGGAAAAGCTACCCCGAGCAATTGGTGTTTAAGGATTGACATGACTATTGCTTTTCTGTTGTTTTACTAGATTTTCATCCTATAGGGAAAACAAGGAATTTCGCTCGAACTTTTTCATCCTGAGTTTGAAAGCGTATTATGTGTTACTTCTAAGCTTTTTGTCTTTTCTGTAGGAACTGATTCTTGAACTTTAGCTACTTCTTGATGGGTTTTTAAAGAGTACCATAGATAGAATGAATAAtatgattttatttttgcaCAAAAATATACTAATATATATCCGTACCATGTAATAAAAATATGTCTACttaccccaaaataaaaaaccCACCTGCGTTTTAATATTTTCTATACTTACAGTGCAAGAATTCATAACATGAGCAAGTCTAAGTGTATGCCATatgttcaaaaaatatatacataacttGAAATGTAAATGGAGATTATGTGTCTTGGATTTAAACCTAAGGTAACAAgaaaattatactaataatgTAGGAATCATTGATCCATTCACTATTCTGTAAAGTTTTACTGCTAGCGAAAACGTGGTCAAATCATTTGAGGCTTAAGCAAACTTTGTTTAGATAAGTTGTTTCCTCATGCTGTCATATATTGGTAACTTGAAATGTAAATGGAGATTATGTGTCTTGGATTTAAACCTAAGGTAACAAgaaaattatactaataatgTAGGAATCATTGATCCATTCACTATTCTGTAAAGTTTTACTGCTAGCGAAAACGTGGTCAAATCATTTGAGGCTTAAGCAAACTTTGTTTAGATAAGTTGTTTCCTCATGCTGTCATATATTGGTGAAAAATCAGAAAGAAAACTTGATCCTATAATGTTACGAAGACAAGTGTATCTGTGGTAGAAGCAATAATTTCCACATTAGAGGCTCTGAGGTCAGCCCATTTATGACCATCCACGTATCCTTGATAACAATTTTATTCTCCACATTGTTGATATGAAGTCAACGTGGCCATGGTCCCCTACCTCCCTGTACATGGCTGAAGCTACAGCTGCTTCCTAAGTTACTGTAACACATGGCTTCTACATGGAGATTTAGTTAATTAACAACCAGActgagaaattgattttttaaGGAGAGGCCAAAGAAAAAGTGCAATGGAAAATGATTAAGTACGCAAAGTTCTTCACAGATCATAATCTTAAGTGACTGTAATTTCTTGGAGTAGTGTTTTTGATTCATGACACCTATAGTTTTTGTGCCATAACCTCCAAGTTTTGATTTAtacaaaatttcttcaaagggATTGAATCTTGATTTCAGTAATAAAGGTAAAGAGGCTAAAGACCATATGTTtaaagcaaacaaaaaaaaaaagggaccatAATTAATGTGCTTTATTGTCAATGCTTTATTGAAGTCCTCCTGACAATTGTGCTTTTACTTTGAGAGTATACGTGAAAAGAACTATACAAATGCTATAAGCAATAACCTAATATGTTGCTTCTTCAATAGTGGCAATCCAACAGGTGAATGATCCTTCTTTTGGGTTCAATGTAAGAAATGCATGCAATTTCAAAGTCGTTGAAATTCAGGTAATTGATTCATCCACCTTTGGCCAACAACAAAGATTTAGTCAAATACTTTAATACTCTTTATCCGTGTTGTGATTAGCTCACAagtcaaacaaccctcttcctTTGCTTGCTCGTCTTAATTACATGTTGCCTTGTGTCTGGATTTGGTTCTAGAACAGCCTTAATTTAGTTTAAAATCTTGAAATGCTACACAATCAATATAATATGAACACATtacataaaatatcatacaaagtATGAAGGCTAAGAATTAACAAACTTATATTTTTGCTGCCATGTTCGGTGTCCACAAGACAGTGTAATCTCCTTGGTATTACACCTTTCCAGATTTTCTCTATTGCCGTGGCAATTTCTCCAGGCACATTCAAT
The DNA window shown above is from Coffea arabica cultivar ET-39 chromosome 5e, Coffea Arabica ET-39 HiFi, whole genome shotgun sequence and carries:
- the LOC113691105 gene encoding transcription factor MYB41-like is translated as MGRSPCCDKNGLKKGPWTPEEDLKLIQHIQIHGAGNWRTLPKNAGLQRCGKSCRLRWTNYLRPDIKRGRFSFEEEEAIIQLHSVLGNKWSAIAARLPGRTDNEIKNYWNTHIRKRLLRMGIDPVTHSPRVDLLDLSSILNSAQLNLSSLLGLQTLMNPELLKLAATLISSSNQENPEILLQKLQENQSLNAQMQNQMTPINLQPTQNQFQNTPQQVPLPVQSQATPAQGNMGDVSMVSTNLNGQMCQENLIASSASLLPSPIYSYGMTDNTTADLSESSAFQSLNDSSNQNSQNFGFESVLSTPLSGSPLNSSSAFINSCNTEDERESYCSNLMKFGIPDSLDLDDFM